ACTTCCCGAGGCGGGACGCGATGGACGGCAAGGAAGTCGCCAGCGTCACTTTGGCGATCGGCTATTCCGGTGTCCCTGTTCGGGGACGGCGCGCGGCTGGGGTAAAGTAAATCCGGTTGACGCAACCGGGATTATTGACCAATTTATTGGCTGGTCCCCATGCGGCTGTAGCTCAATGGTAGAGCGCTAGCTTCCCAAGCTTGATACGCGGGTTCGATTCCCGTCAGCCGCTCCAATTTTTCCCCGCGCCGCCAGGGCATTAGGCGCCTACCTGTATCGTCAGAAGTCAGGAACCCCTTCGGTTCCGCTACAGGAGCAATCATGGCTGACAAGTCCCCGCGTCAAGCAGCATCCAAAAAATCCGGCAAATCCATCAAGGAAAAACGCGCCGACAAGAGGGCCGCGGAAGCGCCCGCCAGCTCCCTCGACAAGGCAACCGCCACAAAGTCCGCGAGCCCCAAAAAGAAGTGACCGGTTCCGTGAACCACCTCACCCTCGGAGTCCTTGCCAGCACGCGAAAGCCTGACGAACGGCGACTCCCGCTCCACCCCCTTCATCTGGACCGCATAGCACCGGAGCTCAGGCGGCAGATCATCCTTGAACAGGGTTACGGTGAACAGTTCGGCGTCTCGGACAGCCACCTGGCCTCCCTCGTGGGACGGATTGCCACCCGCGACCAGGTCATTGCCGACGCCGACGTCGTCCTGTTGCCCAAACCGCAGCCCGAAGACCTTGCCGAACTCCGCGACGGGCAGGTCCTGTGGGGCTGGCCGCACTGTGTCCAGGACCGCGCCATCACGCAGCTGGCCATCGACAAAAAGCTCACGCTTATCGCCTTCGAGGCCATGAACCACTGGGCCGGCGACGGCGGCTTCGGCCTGCATGTCTTCCACAAGAACAATGAGCTGGCCGGCTACTGCTCAGTTCTGCACGCCCTGTCACTGACCGGGTCCACAGGCGACTACGGCCGGCGGCTCACCGCCGTCGTCATCGGTTTCGGCGCCACCGCCCGCGGTGCCGTCACGGCGCTGAACGCCCACGGCATCCACGATGTCCAGGTGCTCACCAACCGGGGCGTGGCCGCTGTCGGCTCGCCGATCCACTCAGTGCGGATCGCCCAGTTCGACCACGACAGCGAGGCACCGTTCCTGAGCCAGGTCATCACCGAGCGCGGCAGGGTGCCGCTGGCACCCTTCCTCGCCGCGAGCGACATTGTGGTCAACTGCACCCTGCAGGACCCCAACGCCCCTCTGACCTACCTCCGGGAAGAGGACCTGGATGCCTTCAGGCCCGGCAGCCTGATCGTGGACGTGTCCTGCGACGAAGGCATGGGCTTCAGCTGGGCGAAAAACACCACTTTCGCCGAACCCATGCTGACCGTGGGCAACCACATTGACTATTACGCCGTGGACCACAGCCCGTCCTACCTCTGGAACTCCTCCAGTTGGGAGATCAGCGAGGCGCTGCTGCCCTTCCTGGAAACCGTCATTTCCGGCCCCGAGGCCTGGGCCGGAAACGAGACGATCGCCCGCGCCATCGAAATCCGCGACGGGCAGATCCTCAACAAGGACGTACTGCAGTTTCAGCAGCGGCAGGCTGGGTACCCGCACGCCCCTCTGGACGTGTAGCCGCCGGAGCGGCCGGCCGCTGTGCCGGCCGCTTCGCCGTGCGCCTCACGATGCGGAGCAGATGACGGCGGTCCTTGAGATTCACTTTGAGCGTCAGCTCACCGCGCCGGGCCAGTACGACGGCGACAGTCACCGCCGCCAGCGCCGGCACCCCGCCTGAG
This genomic window from Arthrobacter sp. 24S4-2 contains:
- a CDS encoding N(5)-(carboxyethyl)ornithine synthase; this translates as MTGSVNHLTLGVLASTRKPDERRLPLHPLHLDRIAPELRRQIILEQGYGEQFGVSDSHLASLVGRIATRDQVIADADVVLLPKPQPEDLAELRDGQVLWGWPHCVQDRAITQLAIDKKLTLIAFEAMNHWAGDGGFGLHVFHKNNELAGYCSVLHALSLTGSTGDYGRRLTAVVIGFGATARGAVTALNAHGIHDVQVLTNRGVAAVGSPIHSVRIAQFDHDSEAPFLSQVITERGRVPLAPFLAASDIVVNCTLQDPNAPLTYLREEDLDAFRPGSLIVDVSCDEGMGFSWAKNTTFAEPMLTVGNHIDYYAVDHSPSYLWNSSSWEISEALLPFLETVISGPEAWAGNETIARAIEIRDGQILNKDVLQFQQRQAGYPHAPLDV